The Carassius gibelio isolate Cgi1373 ecotype wild population from Czech Republic chromosome B9, carGib1.2-hapl.c, whole genome shotgun sequence genome includes a region encoding these proteins:
- the med4 gene encoding mediator of RNA polymerase II transcription subunit 4 produces the protein MRRRGETVMAAAEKPTKEKLLSTLDDIEVLSRELIEMLALSRTQKLPQPGEDTDILELLVQRDKEFQELMQTAVEQGKVHQEMQALEKEVEKRDSDIQQLQKQLKEAEHILATAVYQAKEKLKSIEKARNGSISSEEIIKYAHRISASNAVCAPLNWVPGDPRRPYPTDLEMRSGILGNMSNMPTNGVNGHLPGDALAAGRLPDILTPQYPWQSADVSMGILPPHHGNDFGLEPPGHNKENEDDVEAMSTDSSSSSSDSD, from the exons ATGCGCAGACGAGGAGAAACTGTCATGGCGGCGGCAGAGAAACCGACGAAAGAGAAGCTTTTATCCACTCTGGATGATATTGAAGTTTTATCAAG AGAGCTGATAGAGATGCTGGCGCTGTCCAGGACACAGAAACTGCCCCAGCCTGGAGAGGACACTGAT ATACTGGAGCTGTTAGTGCAGAGAGATAAAGAGTTCCAGGAGCTGATGCAGACGGCGGTGGAGCAGGGCAAAGTGCACCAGGAGATGCAGGCTCTGGAGAAGGAGGTCGAGAAGAGAGACAGCGACATCCAGCAGCTCCAGAAACAACTCAAAGAGGCTGAGCATATACTG GCCACTGCTGTCTACCAAGCCAAAGAAAAGCTGAAGTCTATCGAAAAGGCCAGAAATG GGAGTATCTCTTCAGAGGAGATCATCAAATACGCTCACAGGATCAGTGCCAGTAACGCAGTGTGTGCTCCTCTCAACTGGGTTCCAG GTGACCCCCGCAGGCCGTACCCCACGGATCTGGAGATGCGCAGTGGAATACTGGGTAACATGAGCAACATGCCCACCAACGGAGTGAACGGGCACCTGCCAGGAGACGCACTGGCTGCTGGGAGATTGCCAG ATATTCTAACCCCACAATATCCATGGCAGTCCGCTGATGTTTCCATGGGGATTCTGCCTCCTCACCATGGCAACGATTTTGGCCTGGAGCCACCTGGTCATAACAAGGAAAATGAAGATGATGTTGAGGCCATGTCAACAGATTCCTCCAGCAGCAGCAGTGACtcagactga